The proteins below come from a single Drosophila busckii strain San Diego stock center, stock number 13000-0081.31 chromosome X, ASM1175060v1, whole genome shotgun sequence genomic window:
- the LOC108606170 gene encoding uncharacterized protein LOC108606170 — LEMKLLSEQPPKYLNEEFFKTALEDGLREMRVEIKKVVFSESSGSGAGENYCSKIYRARALYRSSKRQRDEELQLIVKIIAITPATQFLEELAVYLREKVFYFDVLGKLQVLIGDGCQFGAKCLHTTRLPIQTIVFDDLTQYGYKLASRQCGLNEEHCVVVLTKLAKFHASSMLLAEKDPALRAHFISGMLDEHYIRTNERFIKFMTLQLSTLASLVSNWPGHEQLALKLQRHCDNIKENLVRTGRSLPGELTVLNHGDLWVNNVMFKYHDQLPTKPMDAIFVDFQNSFFGSPGCDINFFLNSSVQLDVLIHRREFLIQTYYASLRQSLEQMHSPLVPSFEEIQHEIHARELYGFFSAYAFLPMVTMKKEHSHDISIEALTNEEFAKQKVQLMFTSNPRTMDTLRFALRRFDELGIFD, encoded by the exons ttAGAAATGAAGCTGCTAAGCGAACAGCCGCCCAAGTATCTCAACGAGGAGTTCTTCAAGACAGCCTTAGAGGATGGGCTGCGTGAGATGCGTGTGGAGATAAAGAAAGTGGTGTTCAGTGAATCGAGCGGCAGTGGAGCCGGCGAGAATTATTGCAGCAAGATCTATCGGGCTCGGGCGCTCTAtcgcagcagcaagcggcagcgggacgaggagctgcagctgatagTGAAGATTATTGCCATAACGCCGGCGACGCAGTTCCTGGAGGAGCTGGCCGTCTATCTGCGGGAGAAGGTCTTCTACTTTGATGTGCTGGGCAAGCTGCAGGTGCTGATCGGCGATGGCTGCCAGTTCGGCGCCAAGTGTCTGCATACAACGCGTCTGCCCATCCAGACGATTGTCTTTGACGATCTCACGCAGTATGGCTACAAGCTGGCCAGTCGCCAGTGCGGACTCAATGAGGAGCACTGCGTCGTGGTGCTCACCAAGCTGGCCAAGTTCCATGCCAGCTCCATGCTGCTGGCGGAGAAGGATCCCGCTCTGCGTGCTCATTTCATCAGCGGCATGCTCGATGAGCATTACATTCGTACCAACGAGCGCTTCATCAAGTTCATGACGCTGCAGCTGAGCACTTTGGCCAGCCTGGTGAGCAACTGGCCGGGCCATGAGCAGCTCGCATTGAAGCTGCAGCGCCACTGCGACAATATCAAGGAGAATCTAGTGCGCACAGGTCGATCGCTGCCTGGTGAACTAACTGTGCTCAATCATGGCGATCTTTGGGTGAACAATGTCATGTTCAAATATCACGATCAGCTGCCCACCAAACCCATGGATGCAATTTTT GTGGACTTTCAAAACAGTTTCTTTGGCAGTCCGGGCTGTGACATAAACTTCTTCCTCAACAGCAGCGTCCAGCTGGACGTGCTCATCCATCGGCGGGAGTTTCTCATACAGACTTACTACGCATCGCTGCGCCAGAGTCTGGAGCAGATGCACTCACCACTTGTGCCCAGTTTCGAAGAGATTCAGCATGAGATTCACGCTCGTGAACTTTATGGCTTCTTCTCAGCGTACGCCTTCTTGCCCATGGTGACCATGAAGAAGGAGCACTCCCATGACATAAGCATTGAGGCCTTGACCAACGAGGAGTTTGCCAAGCAGAAGGTCCAACTAATGTTCACATCGAATCCACGCACCATGGACACATTACGCTTCGCACTTCGACGATTCGATGAGTTGGGCATTTTTGATTGA
- the LOC108605841 gene encoding protein O-mannosyl-transferase 2 — protein sequence MAATVVRAHKCKNKTKTVDKAQPAQVKENKWHLWLSLCVVFLITFGTRFYKVTEPDHICWDETHFGKMGSWYINRTFFFDVHPPLGKMLIGLSGYLTGYNGTFPFEKPGDKYNETRYQGMRYFCTTLGALIIPMGFDIVHDLTRSQEAALLSAAYLIFDVGLLTLNQYILLDPILLFFMMGSVWGMVKISKHTLAGGSYSLRWWLWLLLTGTMLSCTISVKFVGLFVVLLVGLHTASELWLILGDLRQPIVETFKQIASRALTLILWPILLYIVFFYIHLRVLNRSGNGDGFYSSAFQSRLIGNSLYNASMPRHVAYGALVTIKNHKTGGGYLHSHSHLYPKGSGARQQQVTTYTHKDDNNIWLIKPYNKQALPDKKLQLLRHGDLLRLEHLVTKRNLHSHSEAAPMTKKHLQVTGYGELGVGDANDVWRVLIVGGKANESINAVTSKLKFVHYLQNCALTSSGKQLPKWGFEQQEVSCNLNLRDKYAHWNIEDNRHKLLPNVNFSVYAPGFFARFLESHAVMLQGNAGLKPKDGEVTSRPWQWPINYRGQFFSGSSYRIYLLGNPIIWWSNLVFLALFVVVFLWNAVLQQRREGQAAAAATLSEEQVEDLTQYSESCDCRAGARAGGMKSLPFAAGSPSALSLKAAAWLFVGWLLHYLPFWAMGRVLYFHHYFPALIFNSLLTGIMFSYLIRPLPKWLQHALLGTMLSLVAYSFVLFSPLAYGMSGPLANEPNSTMYPLKWLSTWEF from the exons ATGGCTGCCACTGTAGTTAGAGCGCacaagtgcaaaaataaaacaaaaacagttgaCAAAGCGCAGCCAGCGCAAGTGAAAGAAAACAAATG GCACTTGTGGCTTTCACTATGTGTTGTTTTTCTTATCACCTTTGGCACACGTTTCTACAAAGTAACTGAACCAGATCACATATg TTGGGATGAAACTCATTTTGGCAAAATGGGCAGTTGGTATATAAATCGCACGTTCTTCTTCGATGTGCATCCACCACTGGGCAAG ATGCTCATTGGCCTGTCTGGCTATTTAACTGGCTACAACGGCACCTTTCCCTTTGAGAAACCCGGCGACAAATACAACGAGACGCGCTATCAAGGCATGCGCTAT TTCTGCACCACGCTGGGCGCGCTGATAATTCCCATGGGCTTTGATATCGTTCACGATCTGACGCGCTCGCAGGAGGCGGCGCTGCTCTCAGCTGCGTACCTGATCTTTG ATGTGGGTCTGCTTACGCTCAATCAGTACATACTGCTGGATCCCATACTGCTGTTCTTTATGATGGGCTCCGTTTGGGGCATGGTGAAGATCTCGAAGCACACGTTGGCCGGCGGCTCGTACTCGCTGCGCtggtggctttggctgctgctgacggGCACGATGTTGTCCTGCACCATCAGCGTGAAGTTCGTGGGTCTGtttgtggtgctgctggtgggtCTGCATACGGCCAGCGAGCTGTGGCTGATACTTGGCGATCTGCGGCAGCCCATAGTGGAGACCTTCAAGCAGATTGCCAGTCGCGCCCTGACGCTGATTCTGTGGCCCATTCTGCTCTACATTGTCTTCTTCTACATTCATCTGCGCGTGCTCAATCGCAGTGGCAACGGCGATGGCTTCTATAGCTCCGCCTTTCAGTCTCGGCTCATTGGCAACTCGCTCTACAATGCCAGCATGCCACGCCATGTGGCCTATGGCGCCTTGGTGACCATCAAGAACCACAAGACTGGTGGCGGCTATCTGCACTCCCACTCCCATTTGTATCCCAAGGGCAGCGGCgcgcggcagcagcaggtCACCACCTATACGCACAAGGATGACAACAACATTTGGCTGATCAAGCCGTACAACAAGCAGGCGCTGCCCGACAAgaagctccagctgctgcgtcATGGCGATCTGCTGCGCCTGGAGCATCTGGTGACCAAGCGCAATCTGCACTCGCACAGCGAAGCGGCGCCCATGACAAAGAAGCATTTGCAAGTCACCGGCTATGGCGAG CTGGGCGTCGGCGATGCCAACGACGTGTGGCGCGTGCTTATTGTGGGTGGCAAGGCCAATGAGAGCATCAATGCGGTTACATCCAAGCTCAAGTTTGTCCattatttgcaaaattgtGCGCTTACCTccagtggcaagcagctgcccAAATGGGGCTTTGAGCAGCAGGAGGTCTCCTGCAATCTCAACCTGCGCGACAAATACGCCCACTGGAATATTGAGGATAACCGGCATAAGTTGC TGCCCAATGTTAACTTTAGCGTTTATGCTCCTGGATTCTTTGCGCGATTTCTGGAATCGCATGCGGTCATGCTGCAAGGCAATGCTGGACTTAAGCCCAAGGATGGCGAAGTAACGAGTCGACCTTGGCAGTGGCCCATCAACTACAGA GGCCAATTCTTTTCTGGCAGCAGCTATCGCATCTATCTGCTGGGGAATCCCATAATCTGGTGGAGCAATTTAGTCTTCCTGGCACTCTTTGTCGTCGTGTTCCTGTGGAATGCAGTGCTGCAACAAAGACGCGAGggtcaagctgctgctgctgcaacattgAGTGAGGAGCAAGTTGAAGACTTGACGCAATACAGCGAATCCTGCGACTGCCGTGCGGGTGCGAGAGCTGGCGGCATGAAGAGCTTGCCCTTCGCTGCTGGCAGTCCAAGTGCCTTGTCCTTGAaggctgctgcttggctattTGTCGGCTGGCTGCTGCACTATCTGCCCTTCTGGGCCATGGGACGTGTGCTCTACTTCCATCATTACTTCCCAGCGCTTATCTTCAACTCGCTGCTCACGG GCATTATGTTCAGCTATTTAATTCGCCCGCTGCCCAAATGGCTACAGCACGCGCTGCTGGGCACGATGCTCTCACTGGTTGCCTATAGCTTTGTGCTCTTCTCCCCCCTGGCCTATGGCATGAGTGGCCCACTGGCCAACGAACCCAACTCCACAATGTATCCACTCAAGTGGCTGTCCACGTGGGAGTTTTAa